TCGTTTTTACTTACTGGGATTAGTTTTTTTGGAGGGAGCGGTTGTCATGGCTGCAGAGCTAATGGGGGCTAAATTGGTAGGTACTATCTATGGTAGTTCCCTTTATGTTTGGGCATCTGTTTTATGCATTACCTTGTTTGCCCTGACTTTGGGATATTTTTTAGGAGGTCTTCTATCTTATAAATTCCAATCAAAAGTTTTACTTACTGCTTTGACCTGCTTATTGAGTGGCGGACTGTTCTTAGCTGCTATGCCATGGTTAAGTTTGAAACTAATGATTGGACTGTTAGACGGTGGGATTATTCTAGGTGCTATAATATCGTTATTCGCATTTCTTATGCCAGTGCTATGTCTATTGGGAATGACCACACCTATGTTTATTCGATTAATCAATGATGAAACGAAAAAAGCTGGTAAAACTGCAGGTTCAATCTATGCTATTTCTACATTTGGAGGCATTTTATCGACCTATTTATTTGGTTTTTATATCATGCCTAAATATGGAATTACCTGGCCTTGCTTTTACCTAGGTTTGTTTCTTACCTTGGTCGCTTTGCTTGGTGTTATTCAGTTAAAAAAAATCCGATTTATCTTGTTATTATTGCCATTTGTTTATTTATACTTAAACTATTCTGCAAAAAATAATGTTGGTGGCGATACCGAATTGGTTTATGAATCAGAAGGTATCTTTGGTCAAATTAGGGTAATAGACGCCCCTTTTGAGACCTATCTAAGAGGCACCCATATGGGTAGAACTCTTCTGGTCAATAATGTAGGTCAATCAACTGCCTTTCGTGATAACTTAAAATTCGATATTTGGGATTGGTCTTATTTTTTTCCCACCGTAGCTAGTGTCATTCCCAAAGGCAGCGATGCGCTCATAATGGGATTAGGTGGTGGTACTATTTTACATCAGTTCGATAGATTAGGTATGAAGATAGAAGTGGTGGAGCTCGATGAAAGAATTAAAGAAACAGCGATTCAGTATTTTGGGGTATCTCCTCTAGCAGATATAAAAATAGATGATGCTCGCCATTTTATCAATACAAGCAAAAAAACTTATGATTTGATTACCTTTGACATGTTTCTGAATGAAACTCCTCCTGCCCAGGTATTAACTTTGGAAACGTTCTTAAAAGTAAAGAACATGTTGAGACCAGAAGGATTATGGATTATAAATTATTTTGGATATACCACTGGTACTAAAGGCAAATCTGCTCGATCGATACTCAAGACATTAAAAGCAGCAGGTATGCAGGT
The DNA window shown above is from Chitinophagales bacterium and carries:
- a CDS encoding fused MFS/spermidine synthase, yielding MQSSRFYLLGLVFLEGAVVMAAELMGAKLVGTIYGSSLYVWASVLCITLFALTLGYFLGGLLSYKFQSKVLLTALTCLLSGGLFLAAMPWLSLKLMIGLLDGGIILGAIISLFAFLMPVLCLLGMTTPMFIRLINDETKKAGKTAGSIYAISTFGGILSTYLFGFYIMPKYGITWPCFYLGLFLTLVALLGVIQLKKIRFILLLLPFVYLYLNYSAKNNVGGDTELVYESEGIFGQIRVIDAPFETYLRGTHMGRTLLVNNVGQSTAFRDNLKFDIWDWSYFFPTVASVIPKGSDALIMGLGGGTILHQFDRLGMKIEVVELDERIKETAIQYFGVSPLADIKIDDARHFINTSKKTYDLITFDMFLNETPPAQVLTLETFLKVKNMLRPEGLWIINYFGYTTGTKGKSARSILKTLKAAGMQVEILLTPSEDESSRNVIFLASHKKLDFSKTNYEEQGLPKISDIRKYFLNLEDLDMNDAEILTDARPRFDHMYIEPSLDWRKRTIEYQIKSILESQINLIK